From one Salvia miltiorrhiza cultivar Shanhuang (shh) unplaced genomic scaffold, IMPLAD_Smil_shh fragScaff_scaffold_173, whole genome shotgun sequence genomic stretch:
- the LOC131002682 gene encoding glucan endo-1,3-beta-glucosidase, acidic-like has product MSNTSKHLMSTLVIVWLLTIISRDSAVAQVGVCYGQNGNNLPPPSKVVSLYKENNIKRMRLYAPDPPTLDALCGSGIELMLGVPNQDLPHLASRPSNAKAWVQGNITRYPNVQFRYITAGNEIEPNSTLAQYVYGAMRNLQAAVCEAGLGDRISISTSINFNLIENSYPPENGTFKAAEVRYIKPILEFLAETRSPLLASVYPYFAYRGDPVHVPLQYALLQPNSGICIGDVYYDNLFYAQVDAVYAAIDKLMKNDIGASLHQKLRGIPSKEAERNVRVAVSETGFSSKEGGKKMSVGDDGSGPSTVENARIYNNNLMRIVKKGTPMRPGQPIETYIFAMFDENEKPGDESEKHFGIFLPSGKPKYKLCFY; this is encoded by the exons ATGTCTAATACATCAAAACACTTGATGTCAACACTTGTCATTGTGTGGCTGCTCACAATAATCTCTCGAGATTCTGCag TAGCTCAAGTGGGAGTCTGCTACGGACAGAATGGAAACAATTTGCCTCCTCCATCAAAAGTGGTATCTCTATACAAGGAAAACAACATCAAACGCATGCGGCTCTACGCCCCCGACCCGCCCACTCTGGACGCCCTCTGCGGCTCCGGCATCGAGCTCATGCTGGGCGTGCCCAACCAGGATCTCCCCCACCTCGCAAGCCGCCCAAGCAACGCCAAAGCTTGGGTCCAGGGCAACATAACGCGCTACCCCAACGTCCAATTCCGATACATCACAGCCGGGAACGAGATCGAGCCCAACTCCACGTTAGCGCAATACGTCTACGGCGCGATGCGGAATCTCCAAGCCGCCGTCTGCGAAGCCGGCCTCGGAGACCGGATAAGCATCTCCACGTCAATCAACTTCAATCTCATCGAAAACTCGTACCCGCCAGAAAACGGCACGTTCAAGGCAGCCGAGGTGCGGTACATAAAGCCGATCCTGGAATTCCTGGCGGAGACGCGGTCGCCGCTGCTCGCCAGCGTGTATCCTTACTTCGCCTACAGGGGCGACCCGGTGCATGTACCCCTGCAGTACGCGCTCCTGCAGCCCAACAGCGGAATTTGCATCGGCGATGTTTACTACGATAATCTCTTCTATGCGCAGGTGGACGCCGTGTACGCGGCCATCGACAAGCTCATGAAGAATGATATAG GTGCTTCCCTGCATCAAAAGCTCAGAGGCATTCCGTCAAAGGAGGCGGAGCGGAACGTGCGCGTGGCGGTGTCGGAGACTGGCTTTTCGTCAAAGGAGGGAGGCAAGAAAATGAGCGTCGGCGACGACGGGAGTGGTCCGAGCACCGTGGAGAATGCGAGAATCTACAACAACAATTTGATGCGAATTGTGAAGAAGGGAACGCCGATGCGGCCGGGGCAGCCGATAGAGACCTACATATTTGCTATgtttgatgagaatgagaagcCGGGCGACGAGAGCGAGAAGCATTTCGGAATTTTTCTGCCCAGCGGGAAACCTAAATACAAACTCTGTTTTTACTAG
- the LOC131002673 gene encoding receptor kinase-like protein Xa21, protein METSFLFSFSLLLLILTLTSSATLFDEDALLAFKNSITLDTNGVLSSSWLANTSVCEWTGVSCGTKHRRVTALNLSGLALRGNLVPHLGNLTFLRSLDVSSNNFTGVLPSQLSNLRRLKEINAGFNRLSGEIPTAIFTNMSALEKIDLNSNKLSGKIPTDICSNTPKLKTLFLKQNQIHGKIPRNIYRCTELEELSLSMNQFRGEIPTEIGNLTMLTLLSIYQNNLQGNIPSSIFNISTLKWMYLSSNNLCGSIPTNLENVGDLQELELYSNNLTGLIPKQIGNLTSLVEVDLALNKLEGELPEELGKLAYLESLTASFNDLLNGSIPPSLFNISSLQILALQQNLFSGTLPPSMGRSLLNLQELYLYFNRLTGEIPTSITNASQLTMLELNRNSFTGSIPDFGNLRQLKVLRLWENDLTAAEYPNQELTFLSSLTNCRYLMNLEISDNPVMNGILPASVGNLSTSLVTFAASSCSIRGAIPSEIGNLSSLQTLDLSRNQFTGFIPTTLGEVKQLGILHLYENQLQGYIPLHLCQILGNNLVELDLSGNMLTGSIPECLGGLKSLQRVSLASNKLNFTLPFNFLNLPHLILLNLSSNYLSGKLPDQIGSLTAINNLDLSSNKFLGNIPNTIVGCESLEFLYLSNNMLNGSIPESLGEVRGLRNLDLSNNKLSGVIPDSLEKLALESFNVSYNKLQGKIPDGGCFSNFSAESFVQNSNLCGAARFQVPPCPRNHGRSRSKTEYVVTPFIAAVILELIIVFLIKRRRQKSAPASTDISSVGVSWKIVSERELTQGTSSFSEINLLGRGSFGSVFKAMLANETDVVAVKVFNLELEGALKSFDIESRILSTIRHRNLIKILGCCSNAQFKALILAYMPNGSLEKWLHSDVYVLDVMRRLDIAIDVALALEYLHHNHTFTIVHCDIKPSNVLLDEDMTAHVADFGISKLFQDREAVIHTITMATIGYAAPEYGSEGKISTNGDVYSYGILLLEIFTSKKPTNDMFSAEMGIKEWVGKALQENGISEVVAPGLLSREDRHFFATEQCVLSICHLAMNCLALLPEERINMMQVAAALQKFKVTLAAAKKRQSRI, encoded by the exons ATGGAGACctctttcttattttctttctctctcctgcTTTTAATTTTAACCCTCACCTCATCTGCAACATTATTCGATGAAGACGCTCTACTCGCCTTCAAAAATTCCATCACTTTAGACACAAATGGTGTCTTGAGCAGCAGCTGGCTCGCCAACACCTCCGTCTGTGAGTGGACCGGCGTCTCGTGCGGCACCAAACACCGCAGGGTCACAGCCCTCAATCTCTCCGGCCTCGCGCTCCGGGGAAACCTCGTCCCACATCTCGGAAACCTAACGTTTCTGCGTTCCTTGGACGTCAGCTCCAACAATTTCACGGGCGTCTTACCCTCTCAGCTGTCTAATCTACGCCGTTTGAAGGAAATTAACGCGGGATTTAACAGGCTAAGCGGAGAGATACCCACAGCTATCTTTACAAACATGTCCGCATTGGAAAAGATTGATCTGAATTCTAACAAGCTATCAGGCAAGATCCCGACTGATATATGCAGTAATACTCCCAAACTCAAGACCTTATTTCTCAAACAGAATCAAATTCATGGGAAAATTCCGAGGAATATATACCGATGCACAGAGCTGGAGGAGCTGAGCTTGTCGATGAACCAGTTCCGTGGAGAGATACCAACTGAAATTGGGAATTTAACCATGCTTACGCTTTTATCTATATATCAAAACAATCTCCAAG GAAATATTCCGTCTTCTATCTTCAACATTTCCACGTTGAAATGGATGTACCTCTCCAGCAATAATCTGTGTGGAAGCATCCCCACGAATTTGGAGAATGTAGGTGATCTACAAGAGTTGGAACTTTACAGCAACAACTTAACAG GTCTCATACCAAAGCAAATTGGAAACCTCACTTCACTAGTTGAGGTGGATCTTGCTTTGAATAAGTTGGAGG GTGAATTGCCAGAAGAGCTTGGTAAGCTAGCATACCTGGAGTCCTTAACGGCATCCTTCAATGATTTGTTAAATGGTAGCATCCCACCTTCCCTTTTCAATATCTCATCACTGCAGATATTAGCTCTTCAACAGAATTTATTTTCTGGCACTCTTCCTCCAAGCATGGGGCGCTCGCTTCTCAATCTCCAAGAgctttatttatatttcaacAGACTCACCGGAGAAATTCCAACCTCTATCACCAATGCTTCTCAGCTTACTATGCTGGAACTGAACAGAAACTCATTCACTGGCTCCATCCCCGACTTTGGCAATCTGAGGCAGCTTAAAGTCCTTCGCCTTTGGGAAAATGATTTGACAGCAGCTGAATATCCTAATCAGGAACTCACATTTCTCTCTTCTTTAACTAACTGTCGATATTTGATGAACTTGGAAATATCAGATAATCCAGTGATGAATGGTATCCTCCCTGCTTCAGTTGGGAATTTATCTACTTCTCTCGTCACTTTCGCGGCATCTAGCTGCAGCATTAGAGGTGCTATTCCTTCGGAAATTGGAAACTTAAGCAGTTTACAAACTCTGGATTTATCTAGGAATCAATTCACAGGATTCATCCCGACAACATTAGGAGAAGTGAAGCAACTTGGGATATTACATCTTTATGAAAACCAGCTGCAAGGATATATCCCTCTTCATCTTTGCCAAATACTCGGCAATAATTTGGTTGAGCTTGATTTGAGTGGTAATATGCTCACAGGCTCAATACCTGAATGTTTGGGTGGGCTTAAATCCCTTCAAAGAGTCTCTTTGGCCTCAAACAAGCTCAACTTCACACttcctttcaactttttgaatCTTCCACATCTCATACTTCTAAACTTGTCCTCAAACTATCTCAGTGGTAAACTTCCTGATCAAATCGGAAGTTTGACAGCTATCAATAATCTAGACTTGTCTTCTAACAAATTTTTGGGAAACATTCCGAACACGATTGTTGGATGCGAATCACTCGAGTTCCTGTATTTGTCAAATAATATGTTGAATGGATCCATCCCTGAATCTTTGGGCGAGGTTAGAGGCTTGAGGAATCTGGATCTATCCAACAATAAGCTCTCCGGTGTGATACCCGACTCTTTAGAAAAGTTGGCTCTCGAATCTTTTAATGTTTCTTACAACAAATTGCAAGGAAAGATTCCAGATGGGGGTTGCTTCTCCAACTTTAGTGCCGAATCTTTTGTTCAAAACTCTAATCTATGCGGCGCTGCAAGATTTCAAGTGCCACCTTGTCCGAGAAATCATGGAAGATCAAGATCAAAAACAGAATATGTGGTGACTCCCTTCATTGCAGCTGTGATTTTAGAGCTGATCATAGTTTTCTTGATAAAGAGACGCAGACAAAAAAGTGCTCCAGCTTCCACTGACATTTCATCAGTGGGAGTCTCGTGGAAGATCGTCTCAGAGAGAGAACTGACGCAGGGGACGAGTTCGTTTAGTGAGATAAACCTACTTGGAAGAGGGAGCTTTGGTTCAGTGTTCAAAGCAATGCTTGCTAATGAAACTGATGTCGTAGCAGTGAAAGTGTTCAACTTGGAATTGGAAGGAGCGCTCAAGAGCTTTGACATCGAGAGTCGGATACTGAGCACCATTCGACACAGGAACTTGATCAAGATACTCGGGTGTTGCAGCAACGCGCAGTTCAAGGCCTTGATCCTTGCTTACATGCCTAATGGGAGTCTCGAGAAATGGCTGCATTCCGACGTGTATGTTTTGGATGTGATGCGGAGGTTGGACATAGCCATAGACGTCGCTTTGGCCTTGGAATATCTTCACCACAATCACACGTTCACCATTGTGCATTGTGATATAAAGCCGAGCAATGTGCTGCTTGATGAAGATATGACTGCTCATGTTGCCGATTTTGGCATCTCTAAGCTTTTTCAGGATAGGGAAGCTGTGATTCATACTATAACAATGGCAACTATCGGTTATGCAGCACCAG AGTATGGATCAGAAGGAAAAATATCCACAAACGGGGATGTATATAGCTATGGGATACTATTGTTGGAGATTTTTACGAGTAAGAAGCCAACAAATGATATGTTCAGCGCGGAAATGGGCATAAAGGAGTGGGTGGGCAAAGCATTACAAGAAAATGGGATAAGTGAAGTTGTGGCGCCTGGTTTGCTATCAAGAGAAGATCGCCATTTCTTTGCAACAGAGCAATGTGTGTTGTCTATTTGTCATTTGGCGATGAATTGTTTGGCCCTTTTACCCGAGGAAAGGATCAACATGATGCAAGTAGCAGCTGCATTACAGAAGTTCAAAGTAACATTAGCAGCAGCCAAGAAGAGGCAAAGCAGAATTTGA